One stretch of Camelus bactrianus isolate YW-2024 breed Bactrian camel chromosome 19, ASM4877302v1, whole genome shotgun sequence DNA includes these proteins:
- the NAPB gene encoding beta-soluble NSF attachment protein isoform X2 — protein sequence MDTAGKEREAVQLMAEAEKRVKASHSFLRGLFGGNTRIEEACEMYTRAANMFKMAKNWSAAGNAFCQAAKLHMQLQSKHDSATSFVDAGNAYKKADPQEAINCLNAAIDIYTDMGRFTIAAKHHITIAEIYETELVDIEKAIAHYEQSADYYKGEESNSSANKCLLKVAAYAAQLEQYQRAIEIYEQVGASTMDNPLLKYSAKDYFFKAALCHFIVDELNAKLALEKYEEMFPAFTDSRECKLLKKLLEAHEEQNSEAYTEAVKEFDSISRLDQWLTTMLLRIKKSIQGDGEGDGDLK from the exons ATGGACACCGCGGGGAAGGAGCGAGAGGCGGTGCAGCTGATGGCGGAGGCCGAGAAGCGAGTCAAGGCCTCCCATTCCTTCCTTCGAGGGCTGTTCGG aggaaaCACAAGAATTGAAGAGGCCTGTGAAATGTATACCAGAGCTGCAAATATGTTCAAGATGGCCAAGAACTGGAGTG CTGCAGGGAATGCGTTCTGTCAGGCAGCCAAGCTCCACATGCAGCTGCAGAGCAAACATGATTCTGCCACCAGCTTCGTGGACGCCGGGAACGCCTACAAGAAAGCAGACCCCCAAG AGGCTATCAACTGCTTAAACGCAGCCATCGACATTTACACAGACATG GGCAGGTTCACCATCGCGGCCAAGCACCACATCACCATCGCTGAGATCTACGAGACGGAGCTGGTAGACATCGAGAAG GCAATCGCCCATTACGAGCAGTCGGCTGATTACTACAAAGGGGAGGAGTCCAACAG CTCGGCGAACAAGTGTCTGCTGAAGGTGGCGGCCTACGCCGCACAGCTGGAGCAGTACCAGAGAGCCATCGAGATCTACGAGCAG GTCGGGGCCAGCACCATGGACAACCCGTTGCTGAAGTACAGTGCGAAGGACTACTTCTTCAAGGCCGCCCTCTGCCACTTCATTGTAGACGAGCTGAACGCCAAG CTTGCTCTGGAGAAGTACGAGGAGATGTTCCCAGCGTTCACTGACTCAAGAGAATGTAAACTGCTGAAG AAACTCCTAGAAGCTCATGAAGAACAGAACAGTGAGGCTTACACAGAAGCA GTGAAGGAATTTGACTCGATATCCCGCCTGGACCAGTGGCTCACGACCATGCTGCTTCGCATCAAGAAGTCCATCCAGGGGGACGGCGAGGGCGACGGGGACCTGAAGTGA
- the NAPB gene encoding beta-soluble NSF attachment protein isoform X1 produces the protein MDTAGKEREAVQLMAEAEKRVKASHSFLRGLFGGNTRIEEACEMYTRAANMFKMAKNWSAAGNAFCQAAKLHMQLQSKHDSATSFVDAGNAYKKADPQEAINCLNAAIDIYTDMGRFTIAAKHHITIAEIYETELVDIEKAIAHYEQSADYYKGEESNSSANKCLLKVAAYAAQLEQYQRAIEIYEQVGASTMDNPLLKYSAKDYFFKAALCHFIVDELNAKLALEKYEEMFPAFTDSRECKLLKKLLEAHEEQNSEAYTEAVSSPLGVARFLKVQVTEGPFSFHCGNAEHSFGHHWGSPKRVFRKACFLAPTDLAGGPSASHAALAVRQTHVTRGCGSFLGCFLWKIIGSLNSKVKAVRANQLHFKQKQSSESVLLSWHKINGNFFFTFINFLFSHPFPSYV, from the exons ATGGACACCGCGGGGAAGGAGCGAGAGGCGGTGCAGCTGATGGCGGAGGCCGAGAAGCGAGTCAAGGCCTCCCATTCCTTCCTTCGAGGGCTGTTCGG aggaaaCACAAGAATTGAAGAGGCCTGTGAAATGTATACCAGAGCTGCAAATATGTTCAAGATGGCCAAGAACTGGAGTG CTGCAGGGAATGCGTTCTGTCAGGCAGCCAAGCTCCACATGCAGCTGCAGAGCAAACATGATTCTGCCACCAGCTTCGTGGACGCCGGGAACGCCTACAAGAAAGCAGACCCCCAAG AGGCTATCAACTGCTTAAACGCAGCCATCGACATTTACACAGACATG GGCAGGTTCACCATCGCGGCCAAGCACCACATCACCATCGCTGAGATCTACGAGACGGAGCTGGTAGACATCGAGAAG GCAATCGCCCATTACGAGCAGTCGGCTGATTACTACAAAGGGGAGGAGTCCAACAG CTCGGCGAACAAGTGTCTGCTGAAGGTGGCGGCCTACGCCGCACAGCTGGAGCAGTACCAGAGAGCCATCGAGATCTACGAGCAG GTCGGGGCCAGCACCATGGACAACCCGTTGCTGAAGTACAGTGCGAAGGACTACTTCTTCAAGGCCGCCCTCTGCCACTTCATTGTAGACGAGCTGAACGCCAAG CTTGCTCTGGAGAAGTACGAGGAGATGTTCCCAGCGTTCACTGACTCAAGAGAATGTAAACTGCTGAAG AAACTCCTAGAAGCTCATGAAGAACAGAACAGTGAGGCTTACACAGAAGCAGTAAGTTCTCCTTTGGGAGTAGCACGTTTTCTGAAGGTTCAAGTCACAGAaggtcctttttcttttcattgtggaAATGCTGAGCATTCCTTTGGACATCACTGGGGTTCACCGAAGCGTGTTTTCCGAAAGGCGTGCTTTTTAGCTCCCACGGACCTCGCAGGTGGACCTTCTGCGAGCCACGCTGCGTTAGCTGTGAGACAGACGCACGTCACACGCGGCTGTGGCTCCTTTTTGGGGtgtttcctttggaaaataaTCGGATCCCTAAACAGTAAAGTAAAAGCAGTCAGAGCTAATCAGTTAcatttcaaacaaaaacaaagcagtgAGAGTGTGTTACTTTCTTGGCATAAAataaatgggaatttttttttcacattcatcAATTTCCTGTTTTCCCATCCTTTTCCATCTTATGTGTAG
- the NAPB gene encoding beta-soluble NSF attachment protein isoform X3, whose product MDTAGKEREAVQLMAEAEKRVKASHSFLRGLFGGNTRIEEACEMYTRAANMFKMAKNWSAAGNAFCQAAKLHMQLQSKHDSATSFVDAGNAYKKADPQEAINCLNAAIDIYTDMGRFTIAAKHHITIAEIYETELVDIEKLLGMEEAWGRVQTPVYGPRLEMAPGRSAGLLTSFGEERRGWERQAGRLPWGSCRPLAAWKCVLSCVPKIKEARLWKVCCLDRFIYRKSPCSNAVFKCRSSSTQSE is encoded by the exons ATGGACACCGCGGGGAAGGAGCGAGAGGCGGTGCAGCTGATGGCGGAGGCCGAGAAGCGAGTCAAGGCCTCCCATTCCTTCCTTCGAGGGCTGTTCGG aggaaaCACAAGAATTGAAGAGGCCTGTGAAATGTATACCAGAGCTGCAAATATGTTCAAGATGGCCAAGAACTGGAGTG CTGCAGGGAATGCGTTCTGTCAGGCAGCCAAGCTCCACATGCAGCTGCAGAGCAAACATGATTCTGCCACCAGCTTCGTGGACGCCGGGAACGCCTACAAGAAAGCAGACCCCCAAG AGGCTATCAACTGCTTAAACGCAGCCATCGACATTTACACAGACATG GGCAGGTTCACCATCGCGGCCAAGCACCACATCACCATCGCTGAGATCTACGAGACGGAGCTGGTAGACATCGAGAAG CTCCTGGGAATGGAAGAGGCCTGGGGGAGGGTGCAGACTCCGGTGTATGGGCCACGTCTGGAGATGGCTCCCGGCAGGTCTGCAGGTCTGCTTACATCCTTTGGTGAGGAGCGTCGGGGATGGGAGCGGCAGGCTGGGCGTTTGCCATGGGGCAGCTGTCGGCCACTAGCCGCCTGGAAGTGCGTGCTTTcttgtgttcccaaaataaaGGAGGCCAGGTTGTGGAAGGTTTGCTGTTTGGACAGGTTTATTTATAGGAAAAGTCCCTGTTCAAATGCAGTTTTTAAGTGCAGATCTTCAAGCACGCAGTCTGAGTAA